In Sorghum bicolor cultivar BTx623 chromosome 10, Sorghum_bicolor_NCBIv3, whole genome shotgun sequence, one genomic interval encodes:
- the LOC110431236 gene encoding uncharacterized protein LOC110431236 isoform X2, with the protein MLMTNQAGENNCTEFARDNDHMENINLLEVFPFQTAEAALDFIEGGAAKEAELDLVLVDVNLNNMAPGTSANSDLLHHYVLNELEVPLTAMCSCDDQEALSKCMNLGACFHVLKPLDRRSFGVLWHQALEHKSKKAAVQGPTLNSTRNGMVSSSSTAKPKEVLILERNDLSDPEINGHEEPKKRNRITWTIELHEKFLEAVETLGGNEYATPEGILLLMNIKGLTAKHIGSHLQKHRLRHRNAKQGGQCQENASSKPMGLDEATSQSITPRVETDGEVYPLRLWTEVKKRSADTAAVKTEDTESLCVWDKYENNLRRVFSEKKKRWQFMGKHRWPVNNNIVITDARDPDGAPETAGGYGAFTEISGSSNMITSNQVGENNRTEFARDNDHMENINLLKVYGAFIENAGSSSLLTSDQVEQNNLTEDARNNDAMGKNNFFKGTVDPKYNASMDFSVAWAHLESNDLDLTGPSDGREEAYSFRMSQLESLGLEVLHDNACNDALRSVDLINIDEPVTQGSQEQQSLGMEDLQQVDDIPWDDALISVGLINLLDEPMTEEAAVGGSQDQESLALEVLQAGNNAWDDDLRSARMVNLLDEPVAQEATIGDALMDDPVSPIAQDDVLWAWSPSMPAVDYGMLF; encoded by the exons ATGTTAATGACTAATCAAGCAGGAGAGAACAATTGCACTGAATTTGCTAGAGACAATGACCATATGGAGAACATTAATTTGCTTGAAG TTTTCCCCTTCCAAACAGCAGAAGCGGCCCTGGATTTCATTGAAGGTGGGGCTGCTAAAGAAGCGGAGCTTGATTTGGTCTTGGTGGATGTTAATCTTAACAATATGGCGCCAGGCACTTCCGCAAACTCTGATTTGCTCCATCATTACGTACTgaatgaacttgaagtccctCTTACCG CAATGTGTTCTTGTGATGATCAAGAGGCACTTTCCAAATGTATGAACCTGGGTGCATGCTTCCATGTGCTGAAGCCACTGGACAGAAGAAGCTTTGGCGTTCTGTGGCACCAAGCACTGGAACACAAGTCTAAAAAGGCAGCAGTTCAAGGACCAACTCTTAATAGTACCAGAAATGGAATGGTTTCATCATCATCTACAGCAAAGCCCAAGGAAGTGCTTATCCTTGAGAGAAATGATTTATCTGATCCTGAAATCAATGGACATGAAGAGCCAAAGAAGCGGAATCGGATCACATGGACCATTGAGCTCCATGAAAAGTTCTTGGAGGCTGTCGAAACTCTTGGGGGGAACGAGT ATGCTACACCTGAGGGGATCCTCCTCCTGATGAATATAAAGGGTTTGACTGCGAAGCATATAGGCAGCCATCTTCAG AAACATCGATTGCGCCACCGGAATGCAAAGCAAGGAGGACAGTGCCAAGAGAATGCCAGCAGCAAACCAATGGGGCTTGATGAAGCCACTTCTCAATCCATCACACCCAGAGTCGAGACAGATGGTGAAGTGTATCCCTTAAGGCTGTGGACAGAGGTGAAGAAAAGGTCAGCGGACACAGCGGCTGTGAAGACTGAGGACACAGAGTCTCTGTGTGTGTGGGATAAGTATGAAAATAACCTGCGTAGAGTGTTCTCTGAGAAAAAGAAACGTTGGCAGTTCATGGGCAAACATCGGTGGCCTGTGAACAACAATATTGTTATCACAGATGCAAGGGATCCAGATGGAGCCCCTGAAACTGCTGGTG GTTATGGTGCATTCACAGAAATCTCTGGTTCAAGCAACATGATAACGAGTAATCAAGTGGGAGAGAACAATCGTACTGAATTTGCTAGAGACAATGACCACATGGAGAACATTAATTTGCTCAAAG TTTATGGTGCATTCATAGAAAACGCCGGTTCAAGCAGCCTGTTAACAAGTGATCAAGTCGAACAAAACAATCTTACTGAAGATGCCAGAAACAATGACGCCATGGGGAAAAATAATTTCTTTAAAG GTACTGTGGACCCGAAGTACAATGCATCAATGGATTTTTCTGTTGCTTGGGCGCACCTAGAGAGCAATGATCTGGACCTGACAGGCCCTTCTGATGGCCGGGAGGAAGCATATTCATTTCGGATGAGCCAGCTGGAAAGCCTTGGCCTAGAGGTTCTCCATGACAATGCATGTAATGATGCTCTGAGATCGGTTGATCTGATTAACATAGATGAACCAGTAACTCAAGGATCGCAAGAGCAGCAAAGCCTTGGCATGGAGGATCTCCAGCAAGTAGATGACATTCCATGGGATGATGCTCTGATATCTGTGGGGCTTATCAACTTATTAGATGAACCAATGACTGAAGAAGCTGCCGTTGGAGGATCACAAGACCAGGAAAGCCTTGCCCTGGAGGTCCTGCAAGCAGGTAATAATGCATGGGATGATGATCTTAGGTCGGCGAGGATGGTCAACTTATTAGATGAACCAGTAGCTCAAGAAGCCACTATTGGCGACGCTCTGATGGATGACCCTGTGAGCCCGATTGCCCAAGACGATGTGTTATGGGCTTGGAGTCCTTCAATGCCAGCGGTTGACTATGGCATGCTCTTCTGA
- the LOC110431236 gene encoding uncharacterized protein LOC110431236 isoform X1, which translates to MMERLSALVLDSDPTSLSTISETLAKFNFKVFPFQTAEAALDFIEGGAAKEAELDLVLVDVNLNNMAPGTSANSDLLHHYVLNELEVPLTAMCSCDDQEALSKCMNLGACFHVLKPLDRRSFGVLWHQALEHKSKKAAVQGPTLNSTRNGMVSSSSTAKPKEVLILERNDLSDPEINGHEEPKKRNRITWTIELHEKFLEAVETLGGNEYATPEGILLLMNIKGLTAKHIGSHLQKHRLRHRNAKQGGQCQENASSKPMGLDEATSQSITPRVETDGEVYPLRLWTEVKKRSADTAAVKTEDTESLCVWDKYENNLRRVFSEKKKRWQFMGKHRWPVNNNIVITDARDPDGAPETAGGYGAFTEISGSSNMITSNQVGENNRTEFARDNDHMENINLLKVYGAFIENAGSSSLLTSDQVEQNNLTEDARNNDAMGKNNFFKGTVDPKYNASMDFSVAWAHLESNDLDLTGPSDGREEAYSFRMSQLESLGLEVLHDNACNDALRSVDLINIDEPVTQGSQEQQSLGMEDLQQVDDIPWDDALISVGLINLLDEPMTEEAAVGGSQDQESLALEVLQAGNNAWDDDLRSARMVNLLDEPVAQEATIGDALMDDPVSPIAQDDVLWAWSPSMPAVDYGMLF; encoded by the exons ATGATGGAAAGGCTTTCAGCGCTGGTTCTGGATAGTGACCCAACATCCTTGTCGACCATCTCTGAGACGCTCGCAAAATTTAACTTCAAAG TTTTCCCCTTCCAAACAGCAGAAGCGGCCCTGGATTTCATTGAAGGTGGGGCTGCTAAAGAAGCGGAGCTTGATTTGGTCTTGGTGGATGTTAATCTTAACAATATGGCGCCAGGCACTTCCGCAAACTCTGATTTGCTCCATCATTACGTACTgaatgaacttgaagtccctCTTACCG CAATGTGTTCTTGTGATGATCAAGAGGCACTTTCCAAATGTATGAACCTGGGTGCATGCTTCCATGTGCTGAAGCCACTGGACAGAAGAAGCTTTGGCGTTCTGTGGCACCAAGCACTGGAACACAAGTCTAAAAAGGCAGCAGTTCAAGGACCAACTCTTAATAGTACCAGAAATGGAATGGTTTCATCATCATCTACAGCAAAGCCCAAGGAAGTGCTTATCCTTGAGAGAAATGATTTATCTGATCCTGAAATCAATGGACATGAAGAGCCAAAGAAGCGGAATCGGATCACATGGACCATTGAGCTCCATGAAAAGTTCTTGGAGGCTGTCGAAACTCTTGGGGGGAACGAGT ATGCTACACCTGAGGGGATCCTCCTCCTGATGAATATAAAGGGTTTGACTGCGAAGCATATAGGCAGCCATCTTCAG AAACATCGATTGCGCCACCGGAATGCAAAGCAAGGAGGACAGTGCCAAGAGAATGCCAGCAGCAAACCAATGGGGCTTGATGAAGCCACTTCTCAATCCATCACACCCAGAGTCGAGACAGATGGTGAAGTGTATCCCTTAAGGCTGTGGACAGAGGTGAAGAAAAGGTCAGCGGACACAGCGGCTGTGAAGACTGAGGACACAGAGTCTCTGTGTGTGTGGGATAAGTATGAAAATAACCTGCGTAGAGTGTTCTCTGAGAAAAAGAAACGTTGGCAGTTCATGGGCAAACATCGGTGGCCTGTGAACAACAATATTGTTATCACAGATGCAAGGGATCCAGATGGAGCCCCTGAAACTGCTGGTG GTTATGGTGCATTCACAGAAATCTCTGGTTCAAGCAACATGATAACGAGTAATCAAGTGGGAGAGAACAATCGTACTGAATTTGCTAGAGACAATGACCACATGGAGAACATTAATTTGCTCAAAG TTTATGGTGCATTCATAGAAAACGCCGGTTCAAGCAGCCTGTTAACAAGTGATCAAGTCGAACAAAACAATCTTACTGAAGATGCCAGAAACAATGACGCCATGGGGAAAAATAATTTCTTTAAAG GTACTGTGGACCCGAAGTACAATGCATCAATGGATTTTTCTGTTGCTTGGGCGCACCTAGAGAGCAATGATCTGGACCTGACAGGCCCTTCTGATGGCCGGGAGGAAGCATATTCATTTCGGATGAGCCAGCTGGAAAGCCTTGGCCTAGAGGTTCTCCATGACAATGCATGTAATGATGCTCTGAGATCGGTTGATCTGATTAACATAGATGAACCAGTAACTCAAGGATCGCAAGAGCAGCAAAGCCTTGGCATGGAGGATCTCCAGCAAGTAGATGACATTCCATGGGATGATGCTCTGATATCTGTGGGGCTTATCAACTTATTAGATGAACCAATGACTGAAGAAGCTGCCGTTGGAGGATCACAAGACCAGGAAAGCCTTGCCCTGGAGGTCCTGCAAGCAGGTAATAATGCATGGGATGATGATCTTAGGTCGGCGAGGATGGTCAACTTATTAGATGAACCAGTAGCTCAAGAAGCCACTATTGGCGACGCTCTGATGGATGACCCTGTGAGCCCGATTGCCCAAGACGATGTGTTATGGGCTTGGAGTCCTTCAATGCCAGCGGTTGACTATGGCATGCTCTTCTGA
- the LOC110431236 gene encoding uncharacterized protein LOC110431236 isoform X5 translates to MAPGTSANSDLLHHYVLNELEVPLTAMCSCDDQEALSKCMNLGACFHVLKPLDRRSFGVLWHQALEHKSKKAAVQGPTLNSTRNGMVSSSSTAKPKEVLILERNDLSDPEINGHEEPKKRNRITWTIELHEKFLEAVETLGGNEYATPEGILLLMNIKGLTAKHIGSHLQKHRLRHRNAKQGGQCQENASSKPMGLDEATSQSITPRVETDGEVYPLRLWTEVKKRSADTAAVKTEDTESLCVWDKYENNLRRVFSEKKKRWQFMGKHRWPVNNNIVITDARDPDGAPETAGGYGAFTEISGSSNMITSNQVGENNRTEFARDNDHMENINLLKVYGAFIENAGSSSLLTSDQVEQNNLTEDARNNDAMGKNNFFKGTVDPKYNASMDFSVAWAHLESNDLDLTGPSDGREEAYSFRMSQLESLGLEVLHDNACNDALRSVDLINIDEPVTQGSQEQQSLGMEDLQQVDDIPWDDALISVGLINLLDEPMTEEAAVGGSQDQESLALEVLQAGNNAWDDDLRSARMVNLLDEPVAQEATIGDALMDDPVSPIAQDDVLWAWSPSMPAVDYGMLF, encoded by the exons ATGGCGCCAGGCACTTCCGCAAACTCTGATTTGCTCCATCATTACGTACTgaatgaacttgaagtccctCTTACCG CAATGTGTTCTTGTGATGATCAAGAGGCACTTTCCAAATGTATGAACCTGGGTGCATGCTTCCATGTGCTGAAGCCACTGGACAGAAGAAGCTTTGGCGTTCTGTGGCACCAAGCACTGGAACACAAGTCTAAAAAGGCAGCAGTTCAAGGACCAACTCTTAATAGTACCAGAAATGGAATGGTTTCATCATCATCTACAGCAAAGCCCAAGGAAGTGCTTATCCTTGAGAGAAATGATTTATCTGATCCTGAAATCAATGGACATGAAGAGCCAAAGAAGCGGAATCGGATCACATGGACCATTGAGCTCCATGAAAAGTTCTTGGAGGCTGTCGAAACTCTTGGGGGGAACGAGT ATGCTACACCTGAGGGGATCCTCCTCCTGATGAATATAAAGGGTTTGACTGCGAAGCATATAGGCAGCCATCTTCAG AAACATCGATTGCGCCACCGGAATGCAAAGCAAGGAGGACAGTGCCAAGAGAATGCCAGCAGCAAACCAATGGGGCTTGATGAAGCCACTTCTCAATCCATCACACCCAGAGTCGAGACAGATGGTGAAGTGTATCCCTTAAGGCTGTGGACAGAGGTGAAGAAAAGGTCAGCGGACACAGCGGCTGTGAAGACTGAGGACACAGAGTCTCTGTGTGTGTGGGATAAGTATGAAAATAACCTGCGTAGAGTGTTCTCTGAGAAAAAGAAACGTTGGCAGTTCATGGGCAAACATCGGTGGCCTGTGAACAACAATATTGTTATCACAGATGCAAGGGATCCAGATGGAGCCCCTGAAACTGCTGGTG GTTATGGTGCATTCACAGAAATCTCTGGTTCAAGCAACATGATAACGAGTAATCAAGTGGGAGAGAACAATCGTACTGAATTTGCTAGAGACAATGACCACATGGAGAACATTAATTTGCTCAAAG TTTATGGTGCATTCATAGAAAACGCCGGTTCAAGCAGCCTGTTAACAAGTGATCAAGTCGAACAAAACAATCTTACTGAAGATGCCAGAAACAATGACGCCATGGGGAAAAATAATTTCTTTAAAG GTACTGTGGACCCGAAGTACAATGCATCAATGGATTTTTCTGTTGCTTGGGCGCACCTAGAGAGCAATGATCTGGACCTGACAGGCCCTTCTGATGGCCGGGAGGAAGCATATTCATTTCGGATGAGCCAGCTGGAAAGCCTTGGCCTAGAGGTTCTCCATGACAATGCATGTAATGATGCTCTGAGATCGGTTGATCTGATTAACATAGATGAACCAGTAACTCAAGGATCGCAAGAGCAGCAAAGCCTTGGCATGGAGGATCTCCAGCAAGTAGATGACATTCCATGGGATGATGCTCTGATATCTGTGGGGCTTATCAACTTATTAGATGAACCAATGACTGAAGAAGCTGCCGTTGGAGGATCACAAGACCAGGAAAGCCTTGCCCTGGAGGTCCTGCAAGCAGGTAATAATGCATGGGATGATGATCTTAGGTCGGCGAGGATGGTCAACTTATTAGATGAACCAGTAGCTCAAGAAGCCACTATTGGCGACGCTCTGATGGATGACCCTGTGAGCCCGATTGCCCAAGACGATGTGTTATGGGCTTGGAGTCCTTCAATGCCAGCGGTTGACTATGGCATGCTCTTCTGA
- the LOC8065598 gene encoding mitogen-activated protein kinase 12 isoform X1 gives MGGGGAIVHGFRRWFHRRNGSTSGSNQSSVAGEGDDGSSDLEVIEDPDLVALRAIRVPKRKMPLPVESHRKNSVEMEFFTEYGEASQYQIQEVIGKGSYGVVAAAVDTRTGERVAIKKINDVFEHVSDATRILREIKLLRLLRHPDIVEIKHIMLPPSRREFQDIYVVFELMESDLHQVIKANDDLTPEHHQFFLYQLLRALKYIHAANVFHRDLKPKNILANSDCKLKICDFGLARASFNDAPSAIFWTDYVATRWYRAPELCGSFFSKYTPAIDIWSIGCIFAELLTGRPLFPGKNVVHQLDLITDLLGTPSSETLSRIRNEKARRYLSCMRKKYPVPFTHKFRNADPLALRLLERLLAFDPKDRPTAEEALADPYFASLANVEREPSRHPISKLEFEFERRKLAKDDVRELIYREILEYHPQMLEEYMKGGEQISFLYPSGVDRFKRQFAHLEEHYSKGERGSPLQRKHASLPRERVVVSKDGNTEQHINDQERSADSVARTTVSPPRSEDADMNDVKSTSLSSRSYLKSASISASKCVVVKNKHPEDDEIPEEMEGVVDGLSEQVSRMHS, from the exons ATGGGCGGAGGGGGCGCGATCGTCCACGGCTTCCGCCGCTGGTTCCACCGCCGGAACGGCTCCACCTCCGGCTCCAACCAGTCGTCCGTCGCCGGCGAGGGGGACGACGGCTCGTCCGATCTCGAGGTCATCGAGGACCCGGATCTCGTCGCACTCCGCGCCATCCGCGTGCCCAAGCGCAAGATGCCGCTGCCCGTCGAGAGCCACAGGAAG AACTCGGTGGAAATGGAGTTCTTCACAGAGTACGGAGAGGCAAGCCAGTACCAGATCCAAGAAGTCATTGGTAAAGGGAGCTACGGAGTAGTTGCTGCAGCTGTAGATACCCGCACCGGTGAGCGGGTTGCTATCAAGAAGATCAATGATGTGTTTGAGCACGTCTCGGATGCCACACGCATACTGCGGGAGATCAAGCTCCTTCGGTTGCTTCGCCACCCAGACATAGTTGAGATTAAGCACATTATGCTCCCTCCTTCTCGGAGGGAGTTCCAAGACATCTATGTTGTTTTTGAGCTCATGGAGTCGGATCTCCAtcaagtgatcaaggcaaatgaTGACCTCACCCCTGAACATCACCAGTTTTTCTTGTACCAACTTCTTCGTGCTCTAAAGTACATACATGCTG CTAATGTATTTCATCGCGACCTAAAGCCCAAGAATATACTGGCTAACTCGGACTGCAAACTGAAAATATGTGACTTCGGACTTGCCCGTGCATCATTTAATGATGCCCCTTCAGCTATATTTTGGACA GATTATGTGGCAACAAGGTGGTACCGGGCACCTGAACTTTGTGGTTCCTTTTTCTCCAAA TACACTCCTGCAATTGATATTTGGAGCATTGGGTGCATATTTGCTGAACTTCTCACTGGAAGGCCATTATTTCCTGGGAAGAATGTTGTGCACCAATTAGATCTTATAACGGATCTTCTTGGAACTCCATCATCTGAGACCTTATCTCGG ATTCGAAATGAGAAGGCCAGGAGATACTTGAGCTGCATGCGGAAAAAATATCCTGTGCCCTTTACTCATAAATTTCGAAATGCTGATCCTTTGGCTCTTCGTCTTCTAGAGCGTTTACTTGCATTTGATCCTAAAGATCGGCCTACTGCAGAAGAG GCTCTAGCAGATCCATACTTTGCATCCCTTGCTAATGTGGAACGTGAGCCATCAAGACATCCAATTTCTAAACTTGAGTTTGAATTTGAAAGAAGGAAGCTGGCCAAAGATGATGTTAGAGAATTGATCTATCGAGAG ATTTTGGAGTATCATCCACAGATGCTGGAGGAGTACATGAAAGGTGGAGAACAGATTAGCTTCCTCTATCCAAG TGGAGTTGATCGGTTCAAACGGCAGTTTGCACATCTTGAGGAGCATTATAGCAAAGGAGAAAGAGGTTCTCCACTGCAAAGAAAGCATGCTTCCTTACCAAG GGAAAGAGTGGTTGTATCGAAGGATGGCAATACTGAACAACATATTAATGATCAGGAGAGGAGTGCAGATTCTGTTGCCCGCACTACTGTGAGCCCTCCAAGGTCAGAAGATGCCGACATGAATGATGTGAAATCCACAAGTTTAAGCTCTCGGAGCTACCTGAAGAGCGCAAGCATAAGTGCTTCCAAGTGTGTCGTTGTCAAAAATAAACACCCAGAG GATGATGAAATCCCAGAGGAAATGGAAGGCGTCGTCGATGGATTGTCTGAACAGGTCTCCAGGATGCACTCCTAG
- the LOC8065598 gene encoding mitogen-activated protein kinase 12 isoform X2: MEFFTEYGEASQYQIQEVIGKGSYGVVAAAVDTRTGERVAIKKINDVFEHVSDATRILREIKLLRLLRHPDIVEIKHIMLPPSRREFQDIYVVFELMESDLHQVIKANDDLTPEHHQFFLYQLLRALKYIHAANVFHRDLKPKNILANSDCKLKICDFGLARASFNDAPSAIFWTDYVATRWYRAPELCGSFFSKYTPAIDIWSIGCIFAELLTGRPLFPGKNVVHQLDLITDLLGTPSSETLSRIRNEKARRYLSCMRKKYPVPFTHKFRNADPLALRLLERLLAFDPKDRPTAEEALADPYFASLANVEREPSRHPISKLEFEFERRKLAKDDVRELIYREILEYHPQMLEEYMKGGEQISFLYPSGVDRFKRQFAHLEEHYSKGERGSPLQRKHASLPRERVVVSKDGNTEQHINDQERSADSVARTTVSPPRSEDADMNDVKSTSLSSRSYLKSASISASKCVVVKNKHPEDDEIPEEMEGVVDGLSEQVSRMHS, from the exons ATGGAGTTCTTCACAGAGTACGGAGAGGCAAGCCAGTACCAGATCCAAGAAGTCATTGGTAAAGGGAGCTACGGAGTAGTTGCTGCAGCTGTAGATACCCGCACCGGTGAGCGGGTTGCTATCAAGAAGATCAATGATGTGTTTGAGCACGTCTCGGATGCCACACGCATACTGCGGGAGATCAAGCTCCTTCGGTTGCTTCGCCACCCAGACATAGTTGAGATTAAGCACATTATGCTCCCTCCTTCTCGGAGGGAGTTCCAAGACATCTATGTTGTTTTTGAGCTCATGGAGTCGGATCTCCAtcaagtgatcaaggcaaatgaTGACCTCACCCCTGAACATCACCAGTTTTTCTTGTACCAACTTCTTCGTGCTCTAAAGTACATACATGCTG CTAATGTATTTCATCGCGACCTAAAGCCCAAGAATATACTGGCTAACTCGGACTGCAAACTGAAAATATGTGACTTCGGACTTGCCCGTGCATCATTTAATGATGCCCCTTCAGCTATATTTTGGACA GATTATGTGGCAACAAGGTGGTACCGGGCACCTGAACTTTGTGGTTCCTTTTTCTCCAAA TACACTCCTGCAATTGATATTTGGAGCATTGGGTGCATATTTGCTGAACTTCTCACTGGAAGGCCATTATTTCCTGGGAAGAATGTTGTGCACCAATTAGATCTTATAACGGATCTTCTTGGAACTCCATCATCTGAGACCTTATCTCGG ATTCGAAATGAGAAGGCCAGGAGATACTTGAGCTGCATGCGGAAAAAATATCCTGTGCCCTTTACTCATAAATTTCGAAATGCTGATCCTTTGGCTCTTCGTCTTCTAGAGCGTTTACTTGCATTTGATCCTAAAGATCGGCCTACTGCAGAAGAG GCTCTAGCAGATCCATACTTTGCATCCCTTGCTAATGTGGAACGTGAGCCATCAAGACATCCAATTTCTAAACTTGAGTTTGAATTTGAAAGAAGGAAGCTGGCCAAAGATGATGTTAGAGAATTGATCTATCGAGAG ATTTTGGAGTATCATCCACAGATGCTGGAGGAGTACATGAAAGGTGGAGAACAGATTAGCTTCCTCTATCCAAG TGGAGTTGATCGGTTCAAACGGCAGTTTGCACATCTTGAGGAGCATTATAGCAAAGGAGAAAGAGGTTCTCCACTGCAAAGAAAGCATGCTTCCTTACCAAG GGAAAGAGTGGTTGTATCGAAGGATGGCAATACTGAACAACATATTAATGATCAGGAGAGGAGTGCAGATTCTGTTGCCCGCACTACTGTGAGCCCTCCAAGGTCAGAAGATGCCGACATGAATGATGTGAAATCCACAAGTTTAAGCTCTCGGAGCTACCTGAAGAGCGCAAGCATAAGTGCTTCCAAGTGTGTCGTTGTCAAAAATAAACACCCAGAG GATGATGAAATCCCAGAGGAAATGGAAGGCGTCGTCGATGGATTGTCTGAACAGGTCTCCAGGATGCACTCCTAG
- the LOC8064959 gene encoding uncharacterized protein LOC8064959, whose protein sequence is MPTDKEWDELSSDEDELELPDSDEEGQVGRNMKTFRPEDMQNPIFKIGMKFASVELLRKAITEYSIKQRVEIKMPKNDRTRVKAHCDAGCPWYLFASFDSRMKCFLIKSYVGDHHCQKKWVLKKCTAAWLANKYVDKFRADEKMSLTNFGRTVQLELNLTPSRMKLCRARRLAWNIIYGDEVEQFNQLWNYGHELRKTNPGSTFYLNLLSGYFTKKAGLPAVKKTKGATTTTTTAEPEQQPIYEEEYSQEASQNLRQTPSSQPLLDSHYIISNLPPARHAPLTTATKAGRTKKVKKNTTGSSKKTVKAKKGKGQSGG, encoded by the exons ATGCCAACAGATAAGGAATGGGATGAGTTGTCATCTGATGAGGATGAGTTGGAGTtaccagattctgatgaagagggTCAGGTTGGGAGGAATATGAAGACCTTCAGGCCAGAGGACATGCAGAACCCTATTTTCAAAATTGGAATGAAGTTTGCATCAGTAGAATTGCTCAGAAAGGCTATTACAGAGTATAGTATCAAACAAAGGGTGGAGATAAAGATGCCAAAGAATGACAGGACCAGAGTGAAAGCCCATTGTGATGCAGGTTGTCCTTGGTACTTATTTGCTTCTTTTGACTCAAGGATGAAGTGTTTCTTGATCAAGTCTTATGTTGGGGATCACCATTGTCAGAAGAAATGGGTGCTCAAGAAGTGTACTGCAGCATGGCTAGCTAACAAGTATGTGGAcaagtttagggctgatgagaAGATGAGCCTGACAAATTTTGGTAGGACTGTTCAGTTGGAGCTAAACTTGACCCCATCTAGGATGAAGCTATGTAGGGCACGGAGGTTGGCGTGGAACATCATTTATGGAGATGAAGTGGAACAGTTCAACCAACTATGGAATTATGGTCATGAACTCAGGAAGACAAATCCAGGCAGTACCTTCTATCTGAACTTGCTTAGTGGGTACTTCA CAAAGAAGGCAGGACTACCAGCTGTTAAGAAAACAAAAGGAGCAACTACAACTACAACTACAGCTGAGCCAGAGCAGCAACCAATTTATGAAGAAGAATATTCTCAGGAG GCTTCACAGAATCTGAGGCAAACTCCAAGCAGTCAACCCTTGCTAGACTCTCACTACATCATCTCCAATCTCCCACCAGCAAGGCATGCTCCACTTACAACAGCAACAAAGGCTGGAAGGACCAAGAAAGTGAAGAAGAACACTACTGGCTCTAGTAAGAAGACAGTGAAGGCCAAGAAAGGAAAGGGTCAATCTGGAGGGTAG